The Cygnus olor isolate bCygOlo1 chromosome 22, bCygOlo1.pri.v2, whole genome shotgun sequence DNA window CCCCCCAGGATCCTGTTCCCGTCAGTTCTGTGTCTCTtatccctcctcctcctccgaaAAATGCAGCGCGCATGCTAGCCCTAGCGTTAGCCGAGTCCGCACAGCAAGCATCTGCTCAGTCTCAGAAAAGGCCAGGAGATACTCATTCTGAAAGCACAAATTATGGAGAGACTGAAGCTGGTACAGCTCTAGAAAAGCTCCATATCTCTGCTGGTGCTCCAGACAAGCTCCACCTGTATACCAGTCTGCCTGAGAACCGACTTCACTTCCAGCCTGGCGCACCAGTAGAGCAGGATTTTCAAGGTAGCAGCACAGCCGGGGAGCAGAACCAGCCGTCAGGTGCACCTGGAACCCGGGACCCCCCGCCTCTCCACAGTGGCATGCCTGGGGACATGCCTGCTAGCAGAGATGCAGAGCAAGAGCCGTCCAGCTTCCACCCTGCTAAATCGGGGGACAAAGATCACTTCCCGTCCCACGCTGGGGACTGGGAGCATGCACACCACCACACCCCGGGTGCACCGCCTGACTGGGAGCCCCCCACACCTGACTTGCCAGTAGATAAGCCCCAACTCCGTGCATGCATGTCCGGGGACAAGCACCTCACTCCCGCCTGCACAGCCGATGACAAACTTCAGACTCCTCCTGTTGTagcagctggggagaagagcACCCCGGCTTCAGTGCCGTATCTAACAACCATCCAGACAACAGCAACTGAGCCTAGCCACGGGCCAGCAGGCCAACACGCCGCTGGCCCAGCCACAACTCAGGCAGACAGCATTGCTACAGCAGCGCAGCGCACGCTCACAGCCAGCCAGCCCGCTCTGTCACAGAGGCAAGATCACCAGTCAGCAATGGGACAAGTGCCAGCGGCCTCTACAAAAGCAGCCAGTGGTTCCAGCCAGGTACGTGCACGTATCTGCAAGCGCCACGTGTGtgtgcagctgctctgtgtttgGAGGGGACTGAGCTCAGGGAGAGTTGGTCCAAATCTGAGTGGCAAGAGGCAGTGGGTTCCTCACAGGTTACTTACTGGGAATTGTGTGTGTACGACAGAGGCACAGCCTTACAGGAATACAGCACAACATTTCTTAAGTGAGCACAAGGGAACATACCAGTATATCTACTCTCataaatttaaggaaaaaaagagtatttggTGGGGTGACTGATCCAGGGAATGGTGGTTCAGAAGTGCTCAGAAGCAAGTAACTGACAATGTCCTCTTCCAGCAGCCTTTAACAAAGCAGGTCAGATTCCTGGTGAGGGGGTTAGTCATGGAAGTGTGCATTCAGAAATCCAAACTATCTGCTGCCCATGAAACACGCacacctgcagcctgctggctgTCTTAGCCACTGTAATATGGAAGGGATTTCAGCTGTATTACACTACTTGAGCTGCTAAGTCCTACACACAAGtgtatttccattaaaacaagTACATTTACAGGCAGACGACCTAACAAAACGCTTTGGCCACTGTATAAAAGCTATAAAGTAGAGACAGCTACTTCCTCCCCCTTCAGCAGTTTGACATTTGCAATAAGAGCACTTACAGGCTCCTCGGCTGCCATTTGTGGCAGGTCCTGGAAGTCACCTGCCATCCCCCAGAGACAGCATGCTGCCCTTGCTGTGAAAGGGAACGTACACATCTTTTCCTTTGACAGTGAGCAGTGCTGGCTCTCCACAGCAAACGAAAGTCAGGCACAAAATAACTGACACTGAACTAATCCATACAAGCATCTGTGATAGCGTAACTACGGAATGGGGGAAGGATGCTTGCCTCTAACTTCTACTGGTCTCTTCCCTATAGGTTTGGGGTGCAACTGCACCAGAAAAGTCACCTGAGCCTGCTCCTGTTTTTGCCTCAGAAAGCAGTTCTACTACACGCTGCTCGTCTTCTGTGCCCACAGGCCACCAGAGCCATTTGGAAAAGCCTCGGGAGAGTACGAGGGCTCCCCCGCTGCACCTGCGTTCCGAGTCCGTCCCTACTCAATCCTCCTACAGCTTTACACCCCCTGTCCCACCTGTGAGAACACTGGAGAGCAAAATCGCTGCTGCCATGCACTCAAATAACACGGATGCTATCAACAACTCCAACTATCACGCCTTCCTGGCTTCCTCCATGCTGGCCTCTTCTGTGGAGGAAGCCCTGTTGCCGCCGCCACCACCTCCGCCCCCCAAGCATGCTTCTCTGCAGTCCGTCTACGTGCCGCATCCCAAGCCGGAGAGCATTCAGGAGCCCTCTGGGCCAGACAACTACCTGCACCACAAGCCGACCTCCATCCACACGTACAGACCCGAGAGTGTTCCTCCTCACATCTCCTACCACAGCAAACCTGACCAGCACCAAGCCTATCCTCCTCGCTCTGAGACACCCACTTCTGCAGGCACTCGCTACAACACCTACACAAACCAAGGAAAAAGCACCTCAACTGTCCACTCCAAGCCGCGCAGCCGGACGGAGTTCGTGTCCTCGGTGAGCCCGACGGGCCTGCGTAACACCAGCTATGCTGAGGACGCCCCACCCTACCCCACCATCCGAAGGGTTCAGTCGCTGCACGTCCCCACCCCAGCTGCCTCTGCTATCCGCTCCGTTCCCATTTCGCGAACCGAGGTGCCTCCAGATGACGAGCCCGTGTACTGCCCACGGCCCCTCTACCAGTACAAGCCATATCAGCCCCACTCCGACTACCACGTGACTCAGCTGCAGCCTTACTTTGAGAACGGGCGAGTCCATTACCGGTACAGTCCTTATTCCAGCTCTTCTGGATCTTCTTATTACACCACTGCTGACGGGAGCTTCTACGACCTGGACCCCTACAGCACCGTGCGGGCCAGGCCCTTCCACCCCCTGCCCAGCCGAGATGTCGCCTCCTACGCCTCGCGGCTGCAAAGCAAAGGCCTGTACCGCTACCCCGGCTTGTCTGCCTACCCGCGGGGCGGCCTCATCAGCCACCTGGCTGGCAAAGAGCACAGCTTTATCAGCAGAGACgtgcctcctgccccagacATCAAGAACACGTACATGTCATGGGACCTCGAGGACATGGAGAAGTACCGCATGCAGTCAATTCGACGGGAGAGCCGCACACGGCAAAAAGTGAAAGGACCGGTGATGTCCCAGTATGACAATGTGGCCCCGCTGCTCCAGGACGAGCTGGGAGGACTGGATGTCATTCACTTGCGCAGCAAATCCGATCCTGGGAAAACTGGGCTCCTCACTGtggcagaagggaaggaggggaggtaCCCAGCCAAAGCAGCTACACCCGAGGGGGACGAACGCTACTACATGCAGCACCCCGAGCCAGAGCTGGACAGAGCCCACTACCATGGGGCCTACGGGAACGGCCCGTCAGAGAAGCCGTCCCTTCCccagaagcagagcagcatcCGGAGCAGGAAGCTGCACgagcctggcagcagcacaaacGAACACAGGACACActtgcagcaggagggaagccATAGGCAGCCTTCCGAATCCAAAAACGGGCCCCCTTATCCTGACTACAGGCCTAAAGGCGGCCCCGAGCCCTCCGAGTCCGTCGGTTACCAGCACTCGGGCGGGAAGTACATCCCAGCGAACCAGGATACCCTGAGACTGAACCACAAGGAGGTGAGGTTAGCAGAGGACAGGCCAGATTTGGAAAGGTCTCGAGCCAAACCGACCACGTCCATGGAGAAACACTCCAGAGACTGCTATAAGGAAGAGGAGCACGCGGCCTCACCCATGGCACCACCGCCCAAGCCTGAACGGAGCCACAGCCTCAGGATGCAGCACCCCGAATCCGTGGAGAGGGACTCTGCCCTCCTCTACCCGTACCAAACCCTCGGGAAACGCCAAAGCACTATGACTGTGGTGTCCCAGTACGATAATTTGGAGGATTACCATACCATGCCTCAGCACCAAAGAGGGGGCTATGTTGGAGGAGGGGGGTTCGTGCCCCCCACTTTTACCCACATGCACAGTAGGACTTACGCCACAGCCCTTGGCCAGGGGGCCTTCCTCCCAACGGAGCTGTGTTTGCAGAGGCCCGAAACAGAGGTCCATGTTGAGTGAGCTGGtgtggggggaaggagggataGAGTCTAAGCAGCCCCTGCTGGACAGtggactgttttattttttcagtgatggaaaaaaaaaaaaatcctgcccCGATGAGCAAAGCAAACCCCCTtcagccctccctccccccccccccagcccaccacTCACTGTTTTTATGTAGTAGAGATATAGCTTTTTCATGTAGTTTGAGATAACTGGAATGGTAAGGCAGGCTGTTGGCGCCCAGATGTTGCCAGAGAGGACAGGCAGAGCTGAAAgatgctgctgggggcagggggaagggaaaagaagtttttccttccctggatTTGATGTTGGCAGTTACCACCGCTTCCTCACCATGCCTCTGTAGTCCTGTGCATGATGGACTGTGCATGCTGCTGTTCTTGTGAGCCCCGTGTGTCGCCCTTCCCACTGTTAGCTTCCAAGAAAGGGTCTCCGTGACACGCCTCGGACAAGCCACTCTTCTACCCCCGCTGAGGTTATGCAGCACGAGGGTGTGGGGGGAGGCTTCcgaagtattttttttttcttgataaatgCCAAGGTCCTGCCTCTCCCTTGAAAATTAGTGCTTAGGCATAGTGGATCTTCACTGCTTGGAAGTGGGTGGGAGCCTGTTTTGACTTCAGCCTGTGGAAGAAGCTCTGAAGCAAGTTCACGATACAGCACACTTCTTAAATTGCTTGCTTAACAAGTTGCTTCTGGCTACAAGAagtcaaattaaaatttctctAGTGTAAGCGGAGGCCAGCTATAGAAGCCAAGTAGGGCACAGGTCTACATTTCtcatagcaaaagaaaaaaacaatacaaaaaaaaaaaaagcacacacacttGGGAGCAGCACACCCATTTCACGCCGATTCCTCCTATACTGCTAGGCTATCTACAGTCCAGATGATTTAATACCACGTTGAGGCTGGCCAGACAGCATCCtttagttacaaaaaaaaaaaaaaaaaaaaaaaaaaaaaaaaaacataataataaaaaccacTTCTAATAGCGTTACGTCCAGCTTGTAAATTGGAGCACACGTTTCTAGCTGGGAATGCCTGTGTAAGTGCTGAGTTACCTGCATGCCCAGCTATTTGCCCAGGGCCAGACCCTGCAGCTCTTAGATCAGGGAGTGCTCCTAGTGACCCTAAACTGAAGGCCCTGCAGGACACAGCTTTCTGTAACCTTTCAGTTCTGCGTTGGCAAGGGAATCCCTGTCAAGTCGTGGCACACGCAGAGTAGTTACGTGCTGTCTGTGCGCTGTGAAATAGTTTTGCCTCCCGTATTGCAAGCGTAGAGCACACCAGTATTCAGTTAGCACTAGGGACAGAAGGCCAGTGCACTCTATAATACACTAATAACATTGTCCTAGGTATTTAAAAGCTTTCCGTATTGTGAAAGAAGCCAGGCACCCACTGGTGTACAGCCTCCCAGACTTCCCAAGCCTAACTACAACCCCACCTTACAAAGCACATCCATTTCATATTAGGCAGGGCTTGCACGAAATACTTGAGGTTTAGGACTTTTTAAATGCTCACTGAGAAATACCAAGGCTGTTCCTGTTCCATGTGGTTGAAGAACTTCTCTACCCATTTCAAATCTctgatgttttattaaaaatctggAGGTCCTGCAGTTAGCACGCAGCCGTGAAAGTTAAAGGGAACTTTTATTAGATTTATCAGatggttggttgttgtttttgttggttttttttgaacaaaagtTTCATGGCTATTTTAGGGTTTTtaaatcttaaagaaaatgtggtTCTAGTAGCTAACCAGTCTCTagctgtttgcttcttttaCTCTTGTAGCCTTGTCTAGGGCTGTTTCAGTAACAGTACCTTATGGTCCTATTTTATTGTGcaatgttgttgttttaagtgttttgtttagAAGAGTTGTTAcatgttacagaaataaatctggcagtcagaaaaaaagaaaaaaatgcactgtgaTTCAGGTTACCGTAACCTCCTCGTGAGTAATTACCAGGTAGAAGGGTTTGTTTCTTGGTGGGGGAATgctttttgtaatgttttcttttatgggaaaaaaaaaagatgcagagaaagGGGCCCTTAGGTGAGCCAAGCTGTGGGCCATCCTGCTCCAGTGCTAGCTCCCCAGCAGAGGCTGACCCATCCCGCTTCCTCGCCACAAGTGAGCCAAGGGAGGCCGGGTTCAGGACGTGCGCTCTCCAGCGAGGCGCGTACTTCCCCAGGACTGGTACCAGTCCTCAACCGCTGCAGCACAGacccgcccccctccccccagctgCCAGGTACCTGCCGAGGTCTCCAGTTGAAGCAGGGACAACGCGTTTGGTTCAGGCTATTTGGGATTCAGGTAACGAGAGCTGTAGGTCAAACCTCTCTCTCCATGAAAGCCTTAACTCCCCGctcctgccccccagcacctctcctaaCCTCCATTTTGGCCTTACGTTAATCAGGACTGTCCTTCTGCTACCAGGGGGCTGAGCGCGGCCCCCACTATTGTAAATGCCTCTCTGGATGTTCCTGCTCAAAGCCACCATCTCCCTTTAGATACCAAGTGCCATCCCTGGACACTTTC harbors:
- the ARHGAP32 gene encoding rho GTPase-activating protein 32 isoform X4, translated to MFRMMKSSVHTEEDDFVPELQRSIHPRERPDWEETLSAMARGADIPDIPGELPLRTCGSTASMKVKNVKKYINPGLMGCDAFHRLSFTKGHFPKMAECAHFHYENVDFGNIQLSLPEEQNEVTRNGCESKELVYLVQISCQGRSWIVKRSYEDFRVLDKHLHLCIYDRRFSQLSELPRSDALKDSPELVSQMLMSYLARLSAIAGNKINCGPALTWMEIDNKGNHLLVHEESSINVPAIAAAHVIKRYIAQAADELSFEVGDIVSVIDMPPKELTTWWRGKHGFQVGFFPSECVELINDKVPQSVTNSVPKPDLEMDSVKPGSACVTEALNQSQLSSVSKKHGKLITFLRTFMKSRPTKQKLKQRGILKERVFGCDLGEHLLNSGHDVPQVLKSCTEFIEKHGIVDGIYRLSGVASNIQKLRHEFDSEQIPDLTKDTYIQDIHCVGSLCKLYFRELPNPLLTYQLYEKFSDAVSAATDEERLVKIHDVIQQLPPPHYRTLEFLMRHLARLADYCSITNMHTKNLAIVWAPNLLRSKQIESACFSGTAAFMEVRIQSVVVEFILNHVDVLFSSKLSSVIRDGAGHSSLSRPKSLLVSSPSTKLLTLEEAQARTQAQINSPVVADSRYIEVGEGPAALQGKFHTVIDFPSERKRPPNKMKKSPVGSWRSFFNLGKSSSVSKRKLQRNPSEPSEMKAIALAGGRGDSGTLRSAKSEESLTSLHAVDGESKLFRPRRPRSSSDALSASFNGELLGNMNRCNSYDNLPHRDSDGDEGIIHVPALISPRSSEDVDLSPPDIGVASLDFDPMSFQCSPPQAESECLESSTSLMESVGINKEKPSLFKKDVESGSQSQTPGSATSSEPVSPFQEKMSPFFTMDLSPTEEKACKPHAFSPKTGRKPIKSPPLTTSEPVSFALPSRMSEPTGGVPIMTRNSSASNWSKGIGLTEITNRSPTQMSLPLKNNETGAGEGAHQELQHAQLVAAGKPELPEEGERPMPSSQNKTVPTGHTQPGAVALDSPQDPVPVSSVSLIPPPPPKNAARMLALALAESAQQASAQSQKRPGDTHSESTNYGETEAGTALEKLHISAGAPDKLHLYTSLPENRLHFQPGAPVEQDFQGSSTAGEQNQPSGAPGTRDPPPLHSGMPGDMPASRDAEQEPSSFHPAKSGDKDHFPSHAGDWEHAHHHTPGAPPDWEPPTPDLPVDKPQLRACMSGDKHLTPACTADDKLQTPPVVAAGEKSTPASVPYLTTIQTTATEPSHGPAGQHAAGPATTQADSIATAAQRTLTASQPALSQRQDHQSAMGQVPAASTKAASGSSQVWGATAPEKSPEPAPVFASESSSTTRCSSSVPTGHQSHLEKPRESTRAPPLHLRSESVPTQSSYSFTPPVPPVRTLESKIAAAMHSNNTDAINNSNYHAFLASSMLASSVEEALLPPPPPPPPKHASLQSVYVPHPKPESIQEPSGPDNYLHHKPTSIHTYRPESVPPHISYHSKPDQHQAYPPRSETPTSAGTRYNTYTNQGKSTSTVHSKPRSRTEFVSSVSPTGLRNTSYAEDAPPYPTIRRVQSLHVPTPAASAIRSVPISRTEVPPDDEPVYCPRPLYQYKPYQPHSDYHVTQLQPYFENGRVHYRYSPYSSSSGSSYYTTADGSFYDLDPYSTVRARPFHPLPSRDVASYASRLQSKGLYRYPGLSAYPRGGLISHLAGKEHSFISRDVPPAPDIKNTYMSWDLEDMEKYRMQSIRRESRTRQKVKGPVMSQYDNVAPLLQDELGGLDVIHLRSKSDPGKTGLLTVAEGKEGRYPAKAATPEGDERYYMQHPEPELDRAHYHGAYGNGPSEKPSLPQKQSSIRSRKLHEPGSSTNEHRTHLQQEGSHRQPSESKNGPPYPDYRPKGGPEPSESVGYQHSGGKYIPANQDTLRLNHKEVRLAEDRPDLERSRAKPTTSMEKHSRDCYKEEEHAASPMAPPPKPERSHSLRMQHPESVERDSALLYPYQTLGKRQSTMTVVSQYDNLEDYHTMPQHQRGGYVGGGGFVPPTFTHMHSRTYATALGQGAFLPTELCLQRPETEVHVE
- the ARHGAP32 gene encoding rho GTPase-activating protein 32 isoform X3; the encoded protein is MFRMMKSSVHTEEDDFVPELQRSIHPRERPDWEETLSAMARGADIPDIPGELPLRTCGSTASMKVKNVKKLSFTKGHFPKMAECAHFHYENVDFGNIQLSLPEEQNEVTRNGCESKELVYLVQISCQGRSWIVKRSYEDFRVLDKHLHLCIYDRRFSQLSELPRSDALKDSPELVSQMLMSYLARLSAIAGNKINCGPALTWMEIDNKGNHLLVHEESSINVPAIAAAHVIKRYIAQAADELSFEVGDIVSVIDMPPKELTTWWRGKHGFQVGFFPSECVELINDKVPQSVTNSVPKPVSPAHGARPASWSYFPPYLEMDSVKPGSACVTEALNQSQLSSVSKKHGKLITFLRTFMKSRPTKQKLKQRGILKERVFGCDLGEHLLNSGHDVPQVLKSCTEFIEKHGIVDGIYRLSGVASNIQKLRHEFDSEQIPDLTKDTYIQDIHCVGSLCKLYFRELPNPLLTYQLYEKFSDAVSAATDEERLVKIHDVIQQLPPPHYRTLEFLMRHLARLADYCSITNMHTKNLAIVWAPNLLRSKQIESACFSGTAAFMEVRIQSVVVEFILNHVDVLFSSKLSSVIRDGAGHSSLSRPKSLLVSSPSTKLLTLEEAQARTQAQINSPVVADSRYIEVGEGPAALQGKFHTVIDFPSERKRPPNKMKKSPVGSWRSFFNLGKSSSVSKRKLQRNPSEPSEMKAIALAGGRGDSGTLRSAKSEESLTSLHAVDGESKLFRPRRPRSSSDALSASFNGELLGNMNRCNSYDNLPHRDSDGDEGIIHVPALISPRSSEDVDLSPPDIGVASLDFDPMSFQCSPPQAESECLESSTSLMESVGINKEKPSLFKKDVESGSQSQTPGSATSSEPVSPFQEKMSPFFTMDLSPTEEKACKPHAFSPKTGRKPIKSPPLTTSEPVSFALPSRMSEPTGGVPIMTRNSSASNWSKGIGLTEITNRSPTQMSLPLKNNETGAGEGAHQELQHAQLVAAGKPELPEEGERPMPSSQNKTVPTGHTQPGAVALDSPQDPVPVSSVSLIPPPPPKNAARMLALALAESAQQASAQSQKRPGDTHSESTNYGETEAGTALEKLHISAGAPDKLHLYTSLPENRLHFQPGAPVEQDFQGSSTAGEQNQPSGAPGTRDPPPLHSGMPGDMPASRDAEQEPSSFHPAKSGDKDHFPSHAGDWEHAHHHTPGAPPDWEPPTPDLPVDKPQLRACMSGDKHLTPACTADDKLQTPPVVAAGEKSTPASVPYLTTIQTTATEPSHGPAGQHAAGPATTQADSIATAAQRTLTASQPALSQRQDHQSAMGQVPAASTKAASGSSQVWGATAPEKSPEPAPVFASESSSTTRCSSSVPTGHQSHLEKPRESTRAPPLHLRSESVPTQSSYSFTPPVPPVRTLESKIAAAMHSNNTDAINNSNYHAFLASSMLASSVEEALLPPPPPPPPKHASLQSVYVPHPKPESIQEPSGPDNYLHHKPTSIHTYRPESVPPHISYHSKPDQHQAYPPRSETPTSAGTRYNTYTNQGKSTSTVHSKPRSRTEFVSSVSPTGLRNTSYAEDAPPYPTIRRVQSLHVPTPAASAIRSVPISRTEVPPDDEPVYCPRPLYQYKPYQPHSDYHVTQLQPYFENGRVHYRYSPYSSSSGSSYYTTADGSFYDLDPYSTVRARPFHPLPSRDVASYASRLQSKGLYRYPGLSAYPRGGLISHLAGKEHSFISRDVPPAPDIKNTYMSWDLEDMEKYRMQSIRRESRTRQKVKGPVMSQYDNVAPLLQDELGGLDVIHLRSKSDPGKTGLLTVAEGKEGRYPAKAATPEGDERYYMQHPEPELDRAHYHGAYGNGPSEKPSLPQKQSSIRSRKLHEPGSSTNEHRTHLQQEGSHRQPSESKNGPPYPDYRPKGGPEPSESVGYQHSGGKYIPANQDTLRLNHKEVRLAEDRPDLERSRAKPTTSMEKHSRDCYKEEEHAASPMAPPPKPERSHSLRMQHPESVERDSALLYPYQTLGKRQSTMTVVSQYDNLEDYHTMPQHQRGGYVGGGGFVPPTFTHMHSRTYATALGQGAFLPTELCLQRPETEVHVE